The Pyrus communis chromosome 2, drPyrComm1.1, whole genome shotgun sequence genome includes a window with the following:
- the LOC137725696 gene encoding F-box/kelch-repeat protein OR23-like codes for MTRFPPPSPPPSSSSSLLIPIDESLTLIPGLPNDVAALILSFIPFSHQARLRPICKSWRLFLSSKTLIALRQTHHRSNLSHLLCIFPQDPSVAAPYLFDPRTLAWCPLPPMPCNPHVYGLCNFTSLSIGPHLYVIGGSLFDTRSFPIDRPSPSSAVFRFDFSTSSWDFLAPMLTPRGSFACAAVPNSGEILVAGGGSRHTLFSAAGSRMSSVERYDIGRNEWVAMDGLPGFRAGCAGFFVGDGEEREFWVMGGYGESRTISGVFPVDEHYRDAVVMELKNGNGGCRWREVGDMWEAGERMRLGKTVVVEDGDDRGRPAVFMLDRNVIFRYDMASNRWCKESRLPRQVPCNSEFGFVVLDGELHVITLLKAVEPAEIRRSRLRQRAGTLYIQIYHPKKKAWRSLITKSPFHYGLDFNTAVMSTIRL; via the exons ATGACCCGATTTCCACCTccatctcctcctccttcttcttcctcttcgctATTGATTCCGATCGACGAATCCCTAACCCTAATCCCCGGCCTCCCAAACGACGTCGCTGCGCTGATCCTCTCCTTCATCCCCTTCTCCCACCAGGCCCGTCTCCGACCCATCTGCAAATCATGGAGGCTCTTCCTCTCCTCCAAAACCCTAATCGCCCTCCGCCAGACCCACCACCGCAGCAACCTTTCCCACCTCCTCTGCATCTTCCCCCAGGACCCCTCCGTCGCCGCCCCTTACCTCTTCGATCCCCGAACCCTAGCCTGGTGCCCCCTCCCGCCCATGCCCTGCAACCCCCACGTCTACGGCCTCTGCAACTTCACCTCCCTCTCCATTGGGCCCCATCTCTACGTCATCGGCGGCTCGCTCTTCGACACTCGTTCGTTTCCGATCGACCGCCCCTCGCCGTCCTCCGCGGTCTTCCGATTTGACTTCAGCACTTCCTCGTGGGACTTCCTCGCTCCGATGCTCACGCCGCGTGGAAGTTTCGCCTGCGCCGCAGTTCCAAATTCGGGAGAGATTCTCGTCGCTGGCGGCGGATCCCGGCACACTCTGTTCAGCGCGGCTGGAAGCCGAATGAGCTCAGTCGAGCGGTATGACATTGGTAGAAATGAATGGGTTGCAATGGACGGGTTGCCAGGTTTTCGGGCTGGGTGCGCGGGGTTCTTTGTTGGGGATGGCGAGGAGAGGGAGTTCTGGGTTATGGGTGGGTACGGCGAGTCCAGAACAATATCAGGGGTTTTTCCGGTGGACGAGCATTACAGAGATGCCGTGGTAATGGAATTGAAGAATGGGAATGGTGGTTGCAGGTGGCGAGAGGTTGGAGATATGTGGGAAGCAGGGGAGAGGATGAGACTGGGCAAAACTGTTGTCGTGGAAGATGGCGATGATCGCGGTCGACCTGCTGTTTTCATGCTTGATCGGAATGTTATATTCAG ATACGACATGGCTTCAAACCGTTGGTGTAAGGAGTCACGTCTACCAAGACAGGTCCCATGCAACTCAGAATTTGGATTCGTTGTATTGGATGGAGAGTTGCATGTAATAACCCTTTTGAAGGCAGTTGAACCAGCAGAAATCCGGAGGTCACGACTGCGTCAGAGAGCAGGAACACTTTACATCCAAATCTACCATCCAAAGAAGAAGGCATGGAGATCTCTCATAACAAAGTCACCTTTCCATTACGGCTTGGATTTCAATACTGCAGTTATGAGCACCATTCGCCTGTGA